TAGGACAATGTTGCTCCATCTCCAACCCCTTGCCCTTGCAGTTCTTGTTCCATAATTTggcttgaattgaaaatgaacacaaATGACCAATCACTAGATCGATTAAGACTTTTCAAATGGGACTGCAATCAATCATCGTGGCCATGCATGTGATGATCTTAAGATTGTGAAAATGTTTGTCCCAGGATATTAAAGAAACACTTACAAATTCGTTGCTTCAGGTATTTGGGCATTTCGGGAATCCCGTTGATCTCCGTGATATTGTAGTAGGGATTTGGTTCCCAACCCACAATTTGATTCATCTGACAAAGAGCGTAGGTGTTATTTGTGACTGAAATTGATTTCTGAGAAGGGCTTTTTGTTTCCCATAATATTCCGCTAATCCAAAAGCACGGACATACAAACTAAAGTAACCCTAACCTTTTGACCATCGTGTCCTCCTTTTGATGAGGTTATCTTCGAGCGCAAATGGTTTCACTCCCAAATAACGTCAACATTTGGTTAAATTCACATGAAAATAGAGACTTTGAGAAATATGCCCCAGACAATTGCAGGTCAAGCATTTTAGAACAGAATATGTTGTTCATATGTTGTACTAGGGCTCCAGAAAACCTGCTTCTGCTATCTTCGAAACGGTTTCATGTGTTTGCTCTACAAAATATGCAACAAAATGGGGATTGCATTGCTTGCAGTGAAGTGCTTGGTTAGTGAAGACAATAAAAATCGAAACCAAGAAACACTCAACAGGTAACCCCAAACCGACCAAAAACTGGTATTGGTCTAACGACTTACCTACACCACACTACAATTTGATTACTAAGAATGCATTTGAGGTGATGCAAATTGCAACAATCAAACCTATTGAAACCTAATCAGAGGAGGACGAAAAGAAGATGACAAGATGGCCGACAAAATCCAATGCTGAGCCACAAAGGAAAGTATTCCTTAGCAGCATTCGTTGGTTTAATTTTTTGACGACCCTCGAGCTGCGGCCCTTGAGTCGCCAATAAAGCAAAAGCTTTCCACAAAAATTGGTCCATAAGAACTCTCCTTTACGGGTAAACAGATGAGTCTTTAAGTAATAACTAAAGCCGGCCAAAACTTCCATCCTATAAATTTTgcagcttttgcaaaaaaaacttgcacatccgagatgtttctgcaaatttaatgcatctgcaaattttgcaatcatacttgcaatatttgacatgtttCTGCATAGCATaatgcaatttcagcctttacagaaaaaaatactaatatttgtgaaagtgcaaaataatTTTCAGAAATGCTGATCAAGTTTaagaaaaatgggaaattttacatgtttttttttcaaatctttttgcaaaaaaaatgtgcacGTAGGTATGAAATGGATTGCCATGTAAATAGATATATTACAAACCACATGCTATAtgtattccatccatcttaaatagctcttttatcatagcattttttaagattttttattttacaaatgtTGGAACTCAGTCTTGTTTGTGTTATGAagttctcctttaaaaatcagacacatcttgacgtgttttcatgattttgggGGTAAGTAGTGATGAGGTGAATGGTTAATTTCTGAAgaattgacttaccattactttcaagaaacttgcaaAGCTGGACtattttaacaaaattgttctgcaatacaTGTGCTACGCTCGGATAGTTTTGTTTTTCTATTACTGGATAAAGATTTGTCTTTTTCACTGAGTATTAAAGATGTTCAAAATGCTAATCAGTCTAGGAGGCACcatgaacaaggcaagaatctgcttcctAGGGATAgtaggttcaaatcccagtgcTGAAAGGTATTATGATATAATTTCAATTCCTGACCTTACAATAAATAATGGACTCTATCTTTGCttggttttccaatttcagTCACAATAGGAAGTTAAGTGAATATTCTTGCTTTAAGGGCGACACATGGAAATCCTCGGGAGTATCCATAATCCTCAGCTGGAATAAGAGAAAATTGATCAGTTTTTTCGAGATCTTAAGAAGCGGCAGATAAAGGCATTGGCTCAGAAATTGGAATTCTGACCCAAGTAAAAACACTATAATCTTAAAGAATCTAGGGAATTATTgggagaaaacaaaacaaggcaCTACTTTTGATTTTATCCACTTTAAATTGGATCGATGGGATGACATCTCACAAGTTTCTTTGAACATCCTCAACCATTCCCAAAGCTTctcaatttcatatttttccgTTTCCCACTTGAAACTCTACCTTTCACGCAAGAATAGTCAAAAGCGGGGTTCCAGTACTTGCGAAAAGGCACGTGACAGCGGCTGACTTGGTCCAATTGGGTGTTCCAATTGCAAACGATACTCGGGCCCACTTCTTTTCCGAAGCCACCGTACTTTTTTGTGAAATCATTCAGACTATTCTGCAAGGCACGcaaacaaaccaaactcaGGGGCGTCATGGTGAGTGGTTGCAACCCTCAGGGGTCGACTGAAAAGAGACCCACCGACCTTGTATGGCTTCCAATTGCCGTTGGTTCCGTGTTGGAAGTGGATCAGGGTGGAATAAGGATTGGTGGGCCTGGGCCGGAATCCCATGCCGGGTTGAGCCAGGGCGCCTCGACGAATTCGTGGTTGGAACGGATCCATGAAGTGCATCACTATCACCAGATACACTGAGAAGAACGAGGTGATCAGACTAATGTAGATCAATTGATACACGCCTAAGGACACCCACACGCGGCCCTTCTCCAACAGCTTCTGACCAAAGGGGAAAAAAGCTTGATTAGCCACACTAGTCATATATAAAGGCACATAATTTTGTTGTCCTCAGGGTTTCTGTCACCTTTCATAGCAAGAGATAAATTCATGTATCGAGTACTCAGGCCCGAAAGAACGCATTCAATTTGCGCTCAGTTTCTCTGTGGAACTTGCTACCCCAAACTGTCTGGGAGATACCCTCGTTGGGGAAATTCAGGAAGGCAATACGGACGCTATACAAATGACCCGAGTTCAAAAGCACAATATCGATGTTAAATTACAAATTGGTCCAGCTCTTTCCTTCGTtctgtgcttttttttctctttttcattcctgtCAATTCCTTGGCGATGGTACCAACTCAGGCCTTTATTTATTACCCAATATCTCTTCTTCCTATATTCCTCTATCGCCTACTTTTTGGTGTTGGAATGGATGaacatacaatacaatacaataaaccggtttgtgatcgattcccaggagaccatccattgtactgttttaccagtCAAGTGGTTggtgtctagaaatctatgagaGAGTGGACTGAACTGgaccatgaaaaaaaggctgTTTCGGACTCAATCAACCCAATCATGATTGCCATACTTCTTTGCCATGTGACGATTGTGTACAATgcggacatttaggcaagcgctggtaacagcaaacaaacttgcctgccaatgccagtgatgcaaaattggcgtttcaaactgggtTTTAACGAAGGTGCCCTTTCCTCATATatcaatgtgaaagaagggtcagcttctcaaaacgtgtttgaagccccaaaattgcatcactgacactgg
This genomic interval from Tigriopus californicus strain San Diego chromosome 6, Tcal_SD_v2.1, whole genome shotgun sequence contains the following:
- the LOC131882136 gene encoding sodium/potassium-transporting ATPase subunit beta-2-like isoform X2, translated to MPDWLPSHTYMFHTCAILSLRVIDNLPRSSLNNRGLWCWWLGRNCCAMSVLSEINDLLHPLTKDKVVSVKDWNSNHDKGADLQSESSKSSSPLSSSSTSSSYVSSKLLEKGRVWVSLGVYQLIYISLITSFFSVYLVIVMHFMDPFQPRIRRGALAQPGMGFRPRPTNPYSTLIHFQHGTNGNWKPYKNSLNDFTKKYGGFGKEVGPSIVCNWNTQLDQVSRCHVPFRKYWNPAFDYSCVKAEDYGYSRGFPCVALKMNQIVGWEPNPYYNITEINGIPEMPKYLKQRISKLWNKNCKGKGLEMEQHCPNLRMTWVSCQGTTSADQEYMGPLNFHPAYGMQGYYYPYHNQEHFLSPFVWLQFRGLTPGVIVSVECKLWAKNIKHDPLNPRIGGVRFEILMD
- the LOC131882136 gene encoding sodium/potassium-transporting ATPase subunit beta-2-like isoform X1; translated protein: MPDWLPSHTYMFHTCAILSLRVIDNLPRSSLNNRGLWCWWLGRNCCAMSVLSEINDLLHPLTKDKVVSVKDWNSNHDKGADLQSESSKSSSPLSSSSTSSSYVSSKKLLEKGRVWVSLGVYQLIYISLITSFFSVYLVIVMHFMDPFQPRIRRGALAQPGMGFRPRPTNPYSTLIHFQHGTNGNWKPYKNSLNDFTKKYGGFGKEVGPSIVCNWNTQLDQVSRCHVPFRKYWNPAFDYSCVKAEDYGYSRGFPCVALKMNQIVGWEPNPYYNITEINGIPEMPKYLKQRISKLWNKNCKGKGLEMEQHCPNLRMTWVSCQGTTSADQEYMGPLNFHPAYGMQGYYYPYHNQEHFLSPFVWLQFRGLTPGVIVSVECKLWAKNIKHDPLNPRIGGVRFEILMD
- the LOC131882136 gene encoding sodium/potassium-transporting ATPase subunit beta-2-like isoform X3; translation: MSVLSEINDLLHPLTKDKVVSVKDWNSNHDKGADLQSESSKSSSPLSSSSTSSSYVSSKKLLEKGRVWVSLGVYQLIYISLITSFFSVYLVIVMHFMDPFQPRIRRGALAQPGMGFRPRPTNPYSTLIHFQHGTNGNWKPYKNSLNDFTKKYGGFGKEVGPSIVCNWNTQLDQVSRCHVPFRKYWNPAFDYSCVKAEDYGYSRGFPCVALKMNQIVGWEPNPYYNITEINGIPEMPKYLKQRISKLWNKNCKGKGLEMEQHCPNLRMTWVSCQGTTSADQEYMGPLNFHPAYGMQGYYYPYHNQEHFLSPFVWLQFRGLTPGVIVSVECKLWAKNIKHDPLNPRIGGVRFEILMD